From the uncultured Desulfovibrio sp. genome, one window contains:
- a CDS encoding DVU_2496 family lipoprotein gives MMHARLVCAALLSLALIACNKAQPTQDTTPLPPVEPCPFVYVYAPGNYIVDIASGSQVILDPGVQEFDLFCSPGEARAAVNEAVRLGVLTEGDWRIYRLEGSMEEIGQRQRNNQHTLTRMTQIVDWVAEGF, from the coding sequence ATGATGCACGCACGCCTTGTTTGCGCCGCCCTGCTGAGCCTTGCGCTGATAGCCTGTAACAAGGCCCAGCCAACGCAGGACACTACGCCCCTTCCTCCGGTCGAACCATGCCCCTTTGTGTACGTCTACGCCCCCGGCAACTACATTGTAGATATTGCCAGCGGGTCACAGGTGATACTTGACCCTGGCGTACAGGAGTTCGATCTGTTCTGCTCGCCTGGCGAAGCACGGGCGGCTGTGAATGAAGCCGTGCGGCTCGGTGTTCTGACCGAGGGAGACTGGCGCATCTACCGACTTGAGGGCTCCATGGAAGAGATTGGCCAAAGGCAGCGCAACAACCAGCATACCCTTACCCGCATGACCCAGATTGTGGACTGGGTGGCTGAAGGTTTCTAA